The following is a genomic window from Pseudonocardia sp. DSM 110487.
CCGGGGGGAGTGGGTCGAGTCGTCCGACCGGCCCGGGATCTACGCCTTGGACAGCTCGCCTGAGGCGATCGCGCGGGATCGAGCCCTCATCTCCGCACGAGCCGAGCAGCGGCGGGCCAGGTGGGACGACCCCGACTACGCGCTGCTCGAGCAGGAGTACCAGGCCGACGCCGGGCACGCCCAGTCCCGAGCCGACGTTGCGGCCCAGGAGGCGAGGGTCCGGTGATCGATGCCTGCTCCTCTCAACCGAATGGGCGGGCTCGCTGATGGGCATCCGCGGCACATGCCCTGCCAGCGTGGCGGGCGATGTTGGTGTTGCTGGAACTCGGGCAACGACGGAAGGCGCCAGTGGGACGGGTGGAGAGGGCGCGGCTGGGTACGGCCACTCTCGAACGTATGTACGATGTTCCGTGCGAGCCGCCGCTTCCCCCGGCACGCCTCGCGCAAGACGCTGCCCGGCAGGGTGCTGCGCAAGGGAATGCGAAGGGGGCGCGACGATGACATATGAGCGGTGGTCAGCGGGGCCGACACCGCCGCCGGAGCGGCCGCTGGATCGGCCCGTTTGGATCGACCTCGATCAGCTCTACGGGAAGCCCGACGAGGCCGCCGACGTTGGCGAGGACCCACTGCCGGACGGGCTACTCGTGGCCACTGGGCGCGTTCCCGGGCTGCTGACGCGCTGGACCCGATCCGTCGACGGTCGTTGGTTCGGTTTGGTCAATTTCGCGATCTGTGACCCCTCCGGGGCAGTGCGAGCCCGCCTCGAACGCGCGCCGGTCCCGGCCGTCGCCCTGAGCGAGCGGGAGATGGAGCCGTACCGTTGACGCAGGGTCCGCGAGCCCGATGGCTGCAACGATGGCCGGCCTGATGAGCTAAACCGCCTACGTCGTCGAGTCTGCGCCCGACCCACGATCAGGCTCCCCGGGCGCCTAGGTCCTCGCTGCTGCGCTGGTTGAGCACGCCGACCGCGAGCGCCACGCTTCGCCGCACCGCGCGCGGAACTGCGGCCCCGCTCAGCGGGGCCGTCGGTGCCCGCCGGGTTAGAAGGACGTGCCGGCGGGGAGCGCCCGTTCGAGGAACTTGCGGTAATCGGCCTCGTCAAGGTGGCCGTCAAGGACCAACGCGACGTGCAGGCCGCGAGCTACGGCCGAGCGCGAGGCGCCGCAGCTGCGCTCGGCTTCGCCAAGCATGCTGCTGACGAGGTGATAGGCCCGTCGCGGCTCGTGCTGGATCAGCCAATCGAGCATCCGAGCGACGTGAGGTGTCAGATAAACGCTGTGCTGCTCGGAACCGTCCATCCGGCGGCTTTCGTCCACCTCGCGGAGGAAAGCCAGTTGTATCGTGACCGCGAGATCGTCCACGGGAACGATGCGATCCACGCTAGCGGCCACCGTCCAGCCGAGTGTCTTCGCGATGTCCTGAACCGCTGCCTCGGTGCGCCAGCGCAGCGCCCACCGCTTCCGCCGGTCGGGGTGGTCCCACAGCATGGATCGGAAGATCTCCGTCCAGCGGGTCCAGAGCTCGGCAACGCCGCGTGGCAGGTCCGAGTCACCCTCCCGATCGACCATGGTTTCGGCGGCACTCTCCGCGGAGTGCCGTCGGCTTTCGGCCCACTCTTCCGCGACCGGCCGCGACCACATCGCTCGGCCGCCGATCGTGGCCTGTGGTGGTGGGATATCTGCCTCGCCGCGCGCCAAATAGGACCGGAACGTCGACGCTGCGACTCCCGCCATCTCGGCCATGCCAGCGGCATTCACGAGCTGGTCGGCGCTTAGCTCGTGTGCGGTCAGGCTCACCACGCACTGGTCGAGATCGCGGTTGTGGCGCGTCGAGGCCCACAACGAGAGGTGGTCGATCCACCGGCCGGTAAACCCGGCGTCGACGTCAACCTTGCTGATCGGAAGTACTGCCGCGTCGTCGGGCTCGCCCCTCCCGGCGGCAAGCAGGTCGGCCGCAGTGGTGATCGATGCGGCCGGCACCGGACGGCGCAGGTACTCCTCGCTGGCCCGGTCGAAGATCTGCAGCGGCCGATACCAGACCTCGCCATCCCACCAATAGCCGCCAGACCGGAACAACAGCGGCGGACCCCAGTAGGTCATGTAGGCACCGGAGGCGTCCGCGTCGCGATACAGCACCACGGAGCGACCGTGCGCGGGATGCCACCGCACGATCCATGCCAAGTCGTGACGCACGGGGTCGGTCGTGAAGGCCAGCCAGCTCCCGTCCTCCTTGATGGCGTCCTCACGGCCCCACATGCCATCTCCGGCGCCTCTGCCAACCGCTTCTACTGCGACCGGATCCTCGATCGGGATGTGGGAGTCGTCGACGAACGGCAGGTCCGGGGTCGGATGGTCCGTGCGGATCCCGTTCGCCACGGCCTTGTACCGGTACGGCGCAGTCATGCTGTAGTCCTCCTTGATCGGACGCTGTATCAGCGTACAGCATCTACCCCGAGGTATCGCGCAGCGTTGGCGCTGCACACTTCGTGGTCTTGGGCCGTGCTCGGTGCTGGCGTTCCACCCGTAGCGCAGTGGGACGTTTATCCAGTCAAGTCGGTACTTTGACGTTTTGCCGTGAAAACACTACACTTGCTGTCGCATGTTACGTGTCAGAGCGTCCGCGTCGAGGACTGGTGCGACACCGCCCGACCCGTCCGTCTGGCGCATCGCCAGGACAACTACGAGCGCCAGCTGTTCGCCGGCGCGTGAGGGAGGAAGAGATGGCACCCGAGGTTCCCAGTCCGGATGAGCTGAACGGCCGCGAGATCGACCGCGCTACCGAGGAGGCCATGAGGTGCCGGATCCGCGCGGGCCAGTACCCGCCGGGTTCCGCGGAATCGAAGGCGGCGCTGGAGCAGGCCGAGGTGATGAAGAAGTACGCCCAGCGGCTGCGCGCGCGGCCACTGTTCTGAGTAGGGCGAGATGGAGGCGGACCGCGAGCAGCACCTGGCGCTACTGAAGAGCCAGCTCACGGAGGCGATCGCGTACTGCGCGCGCCATGGTCACGAGGCTGTGGGCTGGCAGGCCTGCCACCTGAGCCGGCTTGTACTGGGTCGCCAACCCTGATCGACCCCGCTGATCGCTGTCATAGAGGGCGACAGGCCAAGATCCGCCCGGCAGCGGCGAGGAGCACGACGAGCGGAGCTTGAGGCCGGGCATGCAGGTGCGAAACCCCGAATCCGGGCAATGGCGCCGGATCGTCGAGGCTGCGCGCCTGGAGTCCACGCCACCGCAGATGTTCATCTCCCTGGATGACGACAGTGGCCACTTGATCGGTATCCACGAAACGGTCATGACACGCGAGGCGATCCGCGCCTCCGACGGAGAGTGAAATAGCCCCGATTCCCGATGGGCGATCTCGGGCGCGGTGGCTGGCGCTGAAGCGTCCTCAGCGGCGCTCCACATCGCCGCAGCGATGAGCAAGGTTCGACCGGCGGCGGTGCACGATCAGAGCTGATGCCGGCAGGCCTGCCGGGAGCCCATCGAGGCACACCCAGCAACGCCCGCCAAGTCCATGGGCGTCCTACTTGACGATTTAACGTGAAAACGTTAGCCTGGGCCGGGTGCTATGCAGCGCAAGGGGAGGCGGGGACCACTGATGTCCCAGTCGGAGCTGAAGGCCGTAGTGGGAGGTGCGTCGTGATCGCGGACCTGGTGAGTGTCCTGCTGCTGGGCGGGGTGCTTGGTTTCATCGCGGGCTTCCCGTGTGGCTGGTTCGGCAACCGGCTGCACGTCGGTCTCGTCGAGCCCAAGGACCTCGTGTCGCGCAAGGTCGCGCGGATCGTCGGCCGGATCGTCGGTTCGACCTTGAGGCGTGTGCGGCGTAACCGACCTGTGGCCAGTGCGGCCGTCGACCAGCCGGAACTGGTCGGCGCGCGACGCCATGGGGCGCGCGGTTCAGTGAAGCAGATCTCCGGATCGGGAACCGACGGTGTCTGACGACCCGACGTCACGTTTTGGCCGACGAGGCGCCGCGCCGAGTCGCTGGTGCGTGAGCTCGACCGAGCGCCGCGGGCCGCGCTCTTCCCACAACCCGCACGAGCCGGCTCACCGATCTGCCTGCGCCAGCTACGCGCACCCGCCCGCAACCTACGACCCTCTCGAAGACGTCACCCGGTGCCTGCGGGGAACTCGCCATCGCCGGCGAACATGTACCCGTCGACCATCCGGGCGCCCCCGGTCCCCGACTCCATGCGCTCGTGGAGCGTCCCGTGGCCCGGATACGCCCCGGTGGACATCACCCCGGTGGAGCTGCGCCCACAAGGCCTGGCCGCAAGCGTCGCCGAAGGCTGGGCGGAGCCCTACGTCACCCCGGACGAGGTTCCTGACTGGCCGAGCGTCAGGCCACCGCGCTGCTGCCGTACGTGCTGGACGACCATCGGCGGCCGCTCAACCCGACCGGCCGCACAGGCCGCACCGGCCGCAACCTTGGCAAGTGGGGTGAGAACGCCGCCGCGGACCCGATCGTCGTCGCTGGTGCTGGCGAGGACCGGCACATCCTGCTCATCCGACGCCGCGACCGCGGCGTGTGGGCAATCCCTGGAGGCATGGTCGATCCTGGCGAGACGGCCCCGGCCGCGCTCGTGCGCGAGCTGCGCGAGGAGACCGGCGTCGACCTCGCCGAGGTGCCACCGACAATCCTCGGCCACGTCTATGTCGAGGACTGGCGCAACACCGATCACGCCTGGGTCTGCTCCACGGTGGCTCTCTATCAGCTGCCTGCGCAGGTCGTCGCAACGGCGGGCGACGACGCCGCCGATGCACGCTGGTTTGCCTTCAGCGGCCTCGACGGGCTGGCCGCCGCGGTGGCTGCCGCTGGTGGGGACCTGTACGAGGCGCACCTGCCGCTGTTCGCTATGACAGACGTGGAGAGCTCAGTCGACCTGGGGCGGGTCAGTGATGGTCAGGATGACGCTGAGCCTGGGCATCCGAGCCACACTGACGTCGCGTCGTGATCGAGTAGGGCACGTCTCGGAAAACGGTCGCCGAATGGCGGAAGCGCGGAAGTGGGTTCCACGATGATTGGCGACAACAGCACGACGTATCACCCGCACCGATCCGTACCACCTTTCAGGTGGCTCTACCAGGCGTTCTGCGGGTTCTGCGGCCGCATGACCGAGTTCGACGGGTTCCACTGCACGGAGTGTGGCCAGTGACCCCCGGTAGCGGACCCGACATTGAGTGGCGGATGTGCGGCTGCGACCGCGCGAGGCCCCGCCCATGTCGACGCCGCCCTGGATCCCGATGACCGGCAGATGGTGACGATCGGCGGGGCATGAAGTCGAGATCAGGCGCGACAGTAGGCCGGTCGACGACGAACAGCGGGAGCGCGATGAGCGAGAGGTTCGACAGCATCCCAATGGGCCTTCCACCGTCTGCTACACCACCGCGGTTGGCGCCACCCGCGCGTACTCGACCGGGCCGGCGTCGCCGAACCTCGACGGGCGAGCACCGACGGCCAGGGATGCCACGGCCCGGCGGGCTGCAGCAGCATGGTGGTGCGCCCGACCACATGCAGCCGTGCAGCGTCATCGCGGCGCCCGAGCACCAGTGCCACCGGCGGATTCTCGGGTCGACCCGGACACTGCCCCCAAGATCGCAGGGTCTTTACGGCGACAGCTCCAGCGAGGGAGAAGCAGGCTGATGAGCAAGAACTGGGCGGGAGGCTCGTCGCGCCGGTCGCGCCTGGCAAGCGAACTTGAGGCCGGCATG
Proteins encoded in this region:
- a CDS encoding NUDIX domain-containing protein; protein product: MLDDHRRPLNPTGRTGRTGRNLGKWGENAAADPIVVAGAGEDRHILLIRRRDRGVWAIPGGMVDPGETAPAALVRELREETGVDLAEVPPTILGHVYVEDWRNTDHAWVCSTVALYQLPAQVVATAGDDAADARWFAFSGLDGLAAAVAAAGGDLYEAHLPLFAMTDVESSVDLGRVSDGQDDAEPGHPSHTDVAS